A region from the Sphingomonas brevis genome encodes:
- a CDS encoding IS1 family transposase: MFGVSNNTVARLFRDAGDMAIAKAQEIRDLNCERIQADELYAFVGARQRNVHRMKNPRPGTGTVWCYLAQDADTKLVIAYRLGDRRVYDATEFMRSVASKLRRNDHGSFEVRPTIITDGLGAYKEACAIAFGTDADVGMMIKKYENLGEDGEPRPSSRYIGSDRVPIIGSPSRRDISTAYVERLNLNVRMDNRRYGRRTNAFSKTLLNHERHVALWMLHTNYCRTPRPMRPRTKDIIGGDNRWVKRVPPAMAAGLSDRPWEIDDLITMTDEFLTNRTAQAIAQGHLPNEPEGLPSHWVYWSRLHYNAKVHAASCSSCRNGDGKNGGGGSAGSWYPFHSLESALEAAKGFEPDRHGVCNLCLGSYRTQGGYRGPRR, encoded by the coding sequence ATGTTTGGCGTGAGCAACAATACGGTTGCACGGCTCTTTCGCGACGCAGGTGATATGGCGATCGCCAAGGCGCAGGAGATTCGGGACCTCAATTGCGAGCGAATTCAGGCCGACGAACTCTACGCTTTCGTGGGCGCACGCCAACGAAACGTCCATCGAATGAAAAATCCCCGGCCGGGGACAGGAACCGTCTGGTGCTACCTTGCCCAAGATGCCGATACAAAACTCGTCATAGCGTACCGGCTGGGTGATCGACGGGTTTATGACGCGACTGAGTTTATGAGGTCAGTCGCATCGAAGCTTCGGCGAAATGATCATGGGTCGTTCGAGGTTCGGCCGACCATCATCACCGACGGACTCGGAGCCTATAAGGAAGCCTGTGCGATTGCATTTGGCACGGATGCTGACGTTGGGATGATGATCAAGAAGTACGAGAACCTCGGTGAGGACGGGGAGCCGCGACCGAGTAGCCGCTATATCGGATCGGATCGGGTGCCAATTATTGGGAGCCCCAGCAGGCGCGACATCAGCACGGCATATGTTGAGCGACTGAATCTCAACGTTCGCATGGACAATCGGCGGTATGGCCGCAGGACCAATGCGTTCTCAAAGACCCTTCTCAACCACGAACGGCACGTCGCCCTTTGGATGCTACACACCAACTATTGCCGTACTCCACGGCCCATGCGTCCTCGGACAAAAGATATCATCGGCGGCGACAACAGGTGGGTTAAGCGCGTGCCGCCTGCGATGGCTGCGGGGCTCAGCGATCGACCCTGGGAAATCGACGACTTGATCACGATGACGGACGAATTCCTCACGAACCGGACAGCACAGGCAATCGCGCAAGGTCATTTGCCCAATGAGCCCGAGGGCCTGCCCTCGCATTGGGTCTACTGGAGCCGTCTACATTACAATGCCAAGGTCCACGCCGCCTCTTGTTCAAGCTGTCGCAATGGCGATGGAAAGAATGGCGGAGGCGGCTCGGCCGGGAGTTGGTATCCGTTCCATTCCCTGGAATCAGCCCTTGAGGCGGCCAAGGGATTTGAGCCTGACCGGCACGGAGTTTGTAACCTCTGCCTAGGTTCGTATCGCACACAGGGCGGTTATCGCGGGCCTCGTCGTTGA
- a CDS encoding lysozyme inhibitor LprI family protein, whose translation MEDLTANQVALISTAALLFGGFLGWLGRGAGFVLKRLLTGSPKQERATYLNTVADLGAKLRAHGMTIQEVRKLEDAVQNPSLESSSTANQVVEQLSAEADDSEPEAFQSNMAMKMRTSAAYEVAEAKLNQALMDLRLLVGEHEWECVEAAQGHWQAYRGALEDWALREWDGGTGATLAMQLVGMAETERRADEIAAQVKERASR comes from the coding sequence ATGGAAGATCTTACTGCAAACCAAGTAGCGCTGATAAGTACAGCCGCCCTTCTCTTCGGCGGTTTCCTTGGTTGGCTGGGTCGCGGAGCGGGCTTCGTCCTCAAGCGCCTGTTGACAGGTTCACCCAAACAAGAGCGAGCTACCTATTTGAACACAGTGGCCGACTTGGGCGCCAAGCTCAGGGCGCATGGGATGACGATTCAGGAGGTGCGCAAGCTAGAGGACGCAGTCCAGAATCCTTCTCTAGAATCCAGCTCAACCGCCAATCAAGTAGTGGAACAGCTTTCCGCCGAGGCGGACGATTCTGAACCCGAAGCATTCCAATCCAATATGGCTATGAAGATGCGAACCAGCGCGGCTTATGAAGTAGCGGAAGCCAAGCTGAACCAAGCTCTCATGGATCTACGCTTGCTCGTTGGTGAGCATGAGTGGGAATGCGTCGAGGCAGCACAGGGACACTGGCAAGCATATCGCGGTGCTCTAGAGGATTGGGCGCTGCGGGAATGGGACGGCGGAACCGGTGCAACCTTGGCAATGCAGTTGGTCGGCATGGCCGAAACTGAGCGCCGCGCGGATGAGATTGCGGCACAGGTAAAAGAGAGGGCCAGCCGTTAG
- a CDS encoding DUF6894 family protein → MARFIFHVEGHPDDQERDLPNIAAAKCLAVRYAGELICEEAESFWDDAEFSMIVMNEAGLILFTLTLTGLEAPALRSAS, encoded by the coding sequence ATGGCGCGCTTCATCTTCCACGTCGAAGGCCACCCGGACGATCAGGAGAGGGACCTTCCGAACATCGCCGCCGCGAAGTGCTTGGCCGTTCGTTATGCGGGCGAACTCATATGCGAGGAAGCGGAGAGTTTTTGGGATGATGCCGAGTTTAGCATGATCGTAATGAACGAAGCGGGGCTGATACTTTTCACCCTCACCTTGACGGGATTGGAAGCGCCCGCACTTCGTTCTGCTTCCTGA
- a CDS encoding response regulator, whose protein sequence is MHALIIEDESLIAMAIEEALRDCGFTSFDIAASAEEAVAAAARKCPDLITADVELRPGCGITAVQSICSERPIPVLFITGSPGEVRLRMPGHALVEKPFDAGPIKEAIMLTMDNEDG, encoded by the coding sequence ATGCATGCACTCATCATTGAAGACGAATCGCTGATCGCCATGGCGATAGAGGAAGCGCTGCGCGACTGCGGTTTCACGTCGTTCGATATTGCCGCTTCGGCGGAAGAGGCGGTCGCGGCTGCCGCACGCAAATGCCCCGACCTGATCACAGCCGATGTCGAACTAAGGCCGGGCTGCGGAATCACAGCGGTTCAGTCGATTTGTTCTGAAAGGCCGATACCTGTCCTGTTCATCACGGGAAGTCCCGGGGAAGTCAGGCTGAGAATGCCCGGGCATGCGCTGGTGGAGAAGCCATTTGACGCCGGTCCCATTAAGGAAGCAATCATGCTGACAATGGACAACGAAGATGGTTGA
- a CDS encoding sensor histidine kinase — MTTLATALVTSSKAPLLLLDDNVVVIGASTSFCNAFNLDPLTIANRKLADLGAGEWDVPQLNSLLLATIAGAAEIEAYEMDLVRKGKETCRLILSAHKLDYFDTDKVRVVLAATDVTPARLAEKQKDDLVREKQVLLQELQHRVANSLQIIASVLMQSARRVQSEETRLHLQDAHSRVMSIAMLQKQLAVTQLKSVELRAYFTDLCRSISASMIDDPKRLTLEAVVDDTSTNSDVSVSMGLIVTELVINAIKHAFPDRTASGKIIVSFASDGGAWLLSVADNGTGMPVGKKRGKPGLGTGIVEALSKQLDASVTVLDAKPGTLVEVRHGQS; from the coding sequence GTGACCACTCTCGCCACGGCCCTCGTCACGTCATCAAAGGCGCCCCTGCTCCTGCTGGACGACAATGTCGTCGTCATCGGCGCAAGCACCTCATTCTGCAACGCCTTCAATCTCGATCCGCTGACCATCGCCAACCGCAAGCTGGCCGATCTCGGAGCGGGCGAATGGGACGTTCCGCAACTCAACTCCCTGCTCCTGGCGACCATTGCGGGAGCAGCAGAGATTGAAGCCTATGAGATGGACCTTGTCCGCAAAGGCAAGGAGACCTGCCGCCTTATATTGAGCGCTCACAAACTCGACTATTTCGACACTGACAAGGTGCGCGTCGTGCTTGCCGCGACGGACGTCACGCCGGCGCGTTTGGCTGAAAAGCAAAAGGACGACCTTGTGCGCGAGAAGCAGGTGCTGCTGCAGGAGCTTCAGCACCGCGTTGCCAACAGCCTGCAGATCATTGCAAGCGTATTGATGCAAAGCGCGCGACGGGTCCAATCAGAGGAGACGCGTCTGCATCTTCAGGATGCGCATAGCCGGGTCATGTCGATCGCGATGCTTCAAAAGCAGTTGGCGGTCACCCAGCTGAAATCCGTTGAACTGCGGGCCTATTTCACGGATCTGTGCCGAAGCATTTCTGCGTCCATGATTGACGATCCAAAGCGGCTCACGCTCGAGGCGGTCGTGGACGATACGAGCACAAACTCTGACGTGTCGGTTAGCATGGGCCTGATCGTTACGGAGTTGGTGATCAACGCGATCAAGCATGCGTTCCCGGATCGGACCGCTAGCGGGAAGATCATCGTGTCATTTGCTTCAGACGGGGGAGCCTGGCTTCTGTCCGTTGCGGATAATGGAACGGGAATGCCGGTCGGCAAGAAGCGCGGAAAGCCCGGCCTTGGCACCGGGATCGTCGAAGCCTTGTCCAAGCAACTCGACGCGAGCGTGACCGTGCTTGACGCGAAACCGGGTACGCTGGTGGAAGTTCGGCACGGCCAAAGCTGA
- a CDS encoding cold-shock protein has product MKTFGTVNSFDVDQGRGSIKPEVGGDNLPFERSAFKWDIKASPPKTGQRLSYEVGTKDNKPCALNLETI; this is encoded by the coding sequence ATGAAAACTTTTGGCACCGTCAATTCGTTCGACGTCGATCAGGGCCGTGGCTCGATCAAGCCGGAGGTCGGCGGCGACAATCTGCCGTTCGAGAGAAGCGCCTTTAAGTGGGACATCAAGGCAAGCCCGCCCAAGACAGGCCAGCGCCTGTCCTATGAGGTCGGCACGAAGGACAACAAGCCCTGCGCGCTGAATCTCGAAACGATCTAA
- a CDS encoding group I truncated hemoglobin codes for MTEKSLYERLGGAFAIAAVVDHFSNQLVVNPIVGQESENPALREWHSNNLARLPGLKFMRTLWVCNVAGGPFQYTATKPGSTPLGLEAAHRDLKISPAQFDEVAAELGRTLDLFKVAKQETEEVLAAFAAHKGEVTAGFSAERAREPVHS; via the coding sequence ATGACAGAAAAAAGCCTGTACGAGCGCCTCGGAGGCGCATTTGCCATCGCCGCGGTTGTCGATCACTTCAGCAATCAACTGGTGGTTAACCCGATCGTCGGCCAGGAGTCAGAGAATCCTGCCTTGCGCGAATGGCACAGTAACAACTTGGCCAGGCTCCCAGGCCTTAAATTCATGCGCACTCTGTGGGTATGCAATGTTGCGGGCGGACCATTTCAATACACGGCTACAAAACCCGGAAGCACTCCCCTTGGCTTGGAAGCTGCCCACCGCGATCTCAAGATTTCTCCCGCGCAATTCGATGAAGTTGCCGCTGAGCTTGGACGCACGCTCGATCTTTTCAAGGTTGCCAAACAGGAAACAGAGGAGGTCCTAGCTGCGTTCGCCGCTCACAAGGGAGAGGTGACCGCTGGATTTTCGGCAGAACGTGCCCGGGAACCCGTCCACTCCTGA
- a CDS encoding DEAD/DEAH box helicase — translation MPFADLGLSDQLLRAVTDSGYDVPTPIQKGAIPPVLMGKDLIGIAQTGTGKTASFVLPMIDILAEGRSRARMPRSLILEPTRELAAQVAENFEKYGKYHKLSMALLIGGVQMGDQVKALEKGVDVLIATPGRLMDLFSRGKILLTDCNLLVIDEADRMLDMGFIPDIEEIWTKLPKARQTLLFSATMPPPIKKLADKFLSDPKTIEVARPATANINIEQRLVITRGDKKRDLLRTILRGEEFKNAIVFCNKKTTVRELYTSLKRSGFAVGQIQGDMDQSDRIAEFDRFKKDEITILVASDVAARGLDVKGVSHVINFDVPWQPDDYIHRIGRTGRAGAKGIAITLATREDGEAVAAIEKLTGIKLPRVDGEKSEATPAEEPRRQEPRRTEPPAKGRGRSPTKPESKPREPIVQEERPVAAKSRKAASPLPDGDGDWNGPVPGFLSFGAL, via the coding sequence ATGCCTTTTGCCGATCTCGGCCTTTCCGACCAATTGCTGCGTGCTGTCACTGACAGCGGCTATGATGTGCCAACTCCGATCCAGAAGGGGGCCATCCCTCCCGTGTTGATGGGCAAGGATCTGATTGGCATCGCCCAGACCGGCACTGGCAAGACGGCCAGCTTCGTGTTGCCGATGATCGACATATTGGCGGAGGGTCGCAGCCGAGCGCGCATGCCGCGCTCGCTAATCCTCGAACCGACCCGCGAACTCGCCGCCCAGGTCGCCGAGAATTTCGAAAAATATGGCAAATATCACAAACTCTCCATGGCCCTGCTGATCGGCGGCGTGCAGATGGGCGACCAGGTTAAAGCGCTCGAAAAGGGAGTCGACGTCCTGATCGCGACGCCGGGCCGCCTGATGGACCTGTTCAGCCGCGGCAAGATTCTGCTGACCGACTGCAACCTGCTGGTGATCGACGAAGCCGACCGGATGCTCGACATGGGTTTCATCCCGGACATCGAGGAAATCTGGACCAAGCTGCCAAAGGCACGGCAAACCCTGCTGTTCTCGGCGACCATGCCGCCGCCGATCAAGAAGCTGGCCGACAAATTCCTGAGCGATCCGAAGACGATCGAGGTCGCCCGCCCGGCGACCGCCAACATCAATATCGAGCAGCGGCTCGTCATTACACGCGGCGACAAGAAGCGCGACCTGCTGCGCACGATCCTCCGCGGAGAGGAATTCAAGAACGCAATTGTCTTCTGCAACAAGAAGACCACTGTGCGTGAGCTCTACACCAGCCTCAAGCGCTCGGGCTTTGCGGTCGGCCAGATCCAGGGCGACATGGACCAGAGTGACCGCATCGCAGAATTCGACCGGTTCAAGAAGGACGAGATCACTATCCTCGTCGCGTCCGACGTCGCCGCGCGCGGCCTCGACGTCAAAGGCGTCAGCCACGTCATCAACTTCGACGTTCCGTGGCAGCCCGACGATTATATCCACCGCATCGGCCGAACCGGCCGCGCCGGGGCCAAAGGCATCGCTATCACCCTGGCAACGCGCGAGGACGGCGAGGCCGTAGCGGCGATCGAGAAGCTGACCGGCATCAAGCTGCCGCGGGTCGATGGCGAAAAATCGGAGGCTACTCCGGCCGAGGAACCCCGTCGCCAGGAGCCACGCCGTACTGAGCCTCCGGCCAAGGGCCGTGGCCGTTCGCCGACCAAGCCCGAGTCCAAGCCGCGCGAGCCGATCGTCCAGGAGGAAAGGCCGGTCGCCGCCAAGTCCAGGAAGGCTGCATCGCCGCTTCCCGATGGCGATGGCGACTGGAACGGACCGGTCCCGGGTTTCCTCTCATTTGGCGCATTATAG
- the tgt gene encoding tRNA guanosine(34) transglycosylase Tgt, producing the protein MTRFQFDIHATDGAARAGTIAMQRGEIRTPAFMPVGTAATVKAMKPESVRATGADIILGNTYHLMLRPGAERVARLGGLHRLMNWERPILTDSGGYQVMSLSELTKVSEEGVAFASHLDGSRHMLSPERSMEVQRLLGSDIVMAFDQLVPATATRDQAAEAMERSMRWAKRSRDGFDGGDDHAAKAALFGIQQGGLDEPLRKASAEALIDIGFDGYAIGGLAVGEGHDAMCAVLDYAPGQLPVDKPRYLMGVGKPDDIVEAVRRGVDMFDCVLPTRSGRTGQAFTADGPINIRNARFAEDQEPLDPDCNCPTCTGYSRAYVHHLVRSGEILGAMLMTEHNLSFYQRLMQGLRDAIGEGRFIAHAASFLDRYRKGKAAA; encoded by the coding sequence ATGACCCGTTTCCAGTTCGATATTCACGCAACCGACGGCGCCGCGCGCGCAGGAACGATCGCCATGCAGCGCGGCGAAATCCGCACGCCGGCCTTCATGCCGGTCGGCACGGCTGCGACGGTCAAGGCGATGAAGCCAGAGAGCGTCCGCGCGACCGGCGCCGACATCATCCTCGGCAACACCTATCATTTGATGCTCCGCCCGGGCGCTGAACGGGTAGCGAGACTTGGCGGACTTCATCGGCTCATGAACTGGGAGCGGCCGATCCTGACCGATAGCGGCGGCTATCAGGTGATGAGTCTCAGCGAGCTGACCAAGGTCAGCGAAGAAGGCGTGGCCTTTGCCAGCCATCTCGACGGAAGCCGGCACATGCTTTCGCCGGAGCGATCGATGGAAGTGCAGCGGCTGTTGGGCAGCGACATCGTCATGGCGTTCGACCAGCTGGTGCCGGCAACGGCCACGCGCGACCAGGCCGCCGAAGCGATGGAGCGGTCCATGCGCTGGGCGAAACGGTCCCGCGATGGGTTCGACGGCGGCGACGACCATGCCGCCAAGGCCGCGTTGTTTGGAATCCAGCAGGGCGGGCTGGACGAGCCGTTACGCAAGGCCTCGGCCGAGGCGCTCATCGACATCGGCTTTGACGGCTATGCGATCGGCGGGCTGGCGGTAGGTGAAGGGCATGACGCGATGTGCGCGGTGCTCGATTATGCGCCTGGCCAACTGCCGGTGGACAAGCCGCGCTATCTGATGGGAGTGGGCAAGCCTGATGACATCGTCGAGGCGGTTCGACGCGGGGTCGATATGTTCGATTGCGTACTGCCGACGCGCTCCGGGCGGACCGGCCAGGCTTTCACCGCTGATGGGCCGATCAACATCCGCAATGCCCGCTTTGCCGAGGACCAGGAACCGCTCGATCCAGACTGCAACTGTCCGACCTGCACCGGCTACAGCAGGGCCTATGTCCACCACTTGGTGCGGTCAGGCGAAATCCTGGGCGCGATGCTCATGACCGAACATAATTTGAGCTTTTATCAGCGGCTAATGCAGGGATTGCGCGACGCGATCGGCGAAGGGCGGTTCATCGCCCATGCCGCGTCGTTTCTCGATCGCTACCGTAAGGGAAAAGCCGCGGCCTAG
- a CDS encoding TSUP family transporter translates to MIEPWVYAALTATAVLTGFIDAIAGGGGLIMMPALLSAGVPPINALATNKLQSMFGTAVACSNYARKGLIDWRANLLTVILVFTGATAGVIIVQAIDTKALSLIIPLLLLAVAIYVLVSPRMSDEDAHQRISAKGYAPVGAAIGAYDGFFGPGTGSFFTATLVGLRGLGLTRATALTKLFNLTSNIASVIFFAIGGKTLWLLGLCMAGGAMAGGWIGSHTAMKFGARIIRPLLVLLSLGLTTRLLLGYFTA, encoded by the coding sequence ATGATCGAGCCATGGGTCTATGCCGCCCTCACCGCCACTGCCGTCCTCACCGGCTTCATCGACGCCATCGCCGGTGGTGGCGGGCTGATCATGATGCCGGCATTGCTGTCGGCCGGCGTGCCGCCGATCAATGCGCTCGCCACCAACAAACTGCAGTCGATGTTCGGCACCGCCGTCGCCTGCTCCAACTATGCGCGAAAAGGGCTGATCGACTGGCGGGCCAATCTGTTGACGGTCATCCTGGTGTTCACCGGTGCCACGGCGGGCGTCATCATCGTCCAGGCGATCGACACGAAAGCATTGTCCCTGATCATTCCGCTGCTGCTGTTGGCGGTAGCGATCTACGTCCTGGTCAGCCCCAGGATGAGCGACGAGGACGCGCACCAGCGGATCAGCGCCAAGGGCTATGCACCGGTCGGAGCCGCGATCGGGGCCTATGACGGTTTTTTCGGGCCTGGCACGGGAAGCTTCTTCACTGCGACTCTGGTCGGTCTGCGCGGGCTAGGGCTGACCCGGGCGACGGCACTGACCAAGCTGTTCAACCTCACAAGCAATATTGCATCGGTGATCTTCTTTGCCATCGGCGGCAAGACGTTGTGGCTTCTCGGACTGTGCATGGCCGGAGGTGCAATGGCGGGCGGATGGATCGGCAGCCATACAGCGATGAAATTCGGCGCCCGGATCATCCGCCCGCTTCTCGTGCTCCTATCGCTGGGTCTCACTACTCGCCTGCTCTTGGGCTATTTTACCGCCTGA
- a CDS encoding sulfotransferase family protein, producing the protein MTMLDSQSRFAFIVGAPRCGTTTLAGFLQQHPDVCFSVVKEPHFFSQHEFAGRSKDEMRKLVETEYLERFFGQCPDAELRAEGSVTYLYVPGKMAPILELWPDAKFIIALRDPLSMLPSLHARLLVTGDETIRDFKKAWAKIPERREGRSVPKRAIDPRWLRYDDAGKLGYNVERFFAAVGRERCHVVLFDDLTADPPGTYRELCRFLDIEPWAGTDFEPQRINKTIRIGWLQRLLKRPPKAIRTALAGEQFHKREKKVGTTDSPALAAIFRVRKHLLEWNKVPAKREPLDATVRQAIVEGHRDDIILLSRVIGRDLSHWLGGIPEAKPEAA; encoded by the coding sequence ATGACCATGCTCGACAGCCAATCGCGTTTCGCTTTCATCGTTGGCGCGCCGCGCTGCGGCACGACCACGCTCGCCGGTTTCCTGCAGCAACACCCCGATGTGTGCTTCTCGGTCGTCAAGGAGCCGCACTTCTTCTCGCAACATGAGTTTGCCGGCCGCAGCAAAGATGAAATGCGCAAGCTGGTCGAGACCGAGTATCTCGAGCGCTTCTTCGGTCAGTGCCCCGATGCCGAGCTCCGCGCCGAAGGATCCGTGACCTACCTCTACGTGCCGGGAAAAATGGCCCCGATCCTGGAACTGTGGCCGGATGCGAAGTTCATCATCGCGCTGCGCGATCCGCTGTCGATGCTGCCGTCGCTTCACGCCCGCCTGCTGGTTACCGGCGACGAGACGATCCGCGACTTCAAGAAAGCCTGGGCCAAGATACCCGAACGGCGCGAGGGGCGCTCGGTCCCCAAGCGCGCTATCGATCCGCGTTGGCTGCGTTATGACGATGCGGGCAAGCTTGGATACAATGTCGAGCGCTTCTTCGCCGCCGTCGGCCGGGAGCGCTGTCATGTCGTCCTGTTCGACGATCTGACCGCCGATCCGCCGGGCACCTACCGCGAACTGTGCCGCTTTCTCGACATCGAACCTTGGGCCGGCACCGACTTCGAACCGCAGCGCATCAACAAGACCATCCGCATCGGCTGGCTGCAGCGTTTGCTCAAGCGTCCACCCAAGGCGATCCGCACCGCCCTGGCCGGCGAACAATTCCACAAGCGCGAAAAGAAGGTCGGCACCACCGATAGCCCCGCGCTGGCCGCTATCTTCCGGGTCCGCAAGCACCTGCTCGAGTGGAACAAGGTGCCGGCAAAGCGCGAGCCACTCGATGCGACGGTCCGGCAAGCGATCGTCGAAGGGCACCGGGACGACATCATCTTGCTATCGCGGGTGATCGGCCGGGACCTCAGTCATTGGCTCGGCGGAATTCCCGAAGCGAAGCCTGAAGCGGCCTAG
- the queA gene encoding tRNA preQ1(34) S-adenosylmethionine ribosyltransferase-isomerase QueA, whose translation MRVDLFDFDLPTDRIALRPARPRDAARMLLVDGASIGDRGVLDLPDILRPGDVLVFNDTRVIPAQLEGRRGEARVGATLHKREGLREWWAFVRNAKRVRDGDVIDFADGVKASAVSRDSDGAILLHFHGEEPVELLLERAGEMPLPPYIAGKRATDDADRDDYQTMFARESGAVAAPTAALHFTDRLMAALNDRGVQREMLTLHVGAGTFLPVKADDTGSHRMHSEWGRIDQATADRLNAARASGGRLIAVGTTSLRLIESAADEGGNVQPFEGDTAIFITPGYRFKAVDGLMTNFHLPRSTLFMLVSALMGLETMKSAYAHAIAQGYRFYSYGDSSLLLPAEG comes from the coding sequence ATGCGCGTCGACCTTTTCGACTTCGACCTACCGACCGACCGCATCGCACTTCGTCCTGCTCGCCCGCGCGACGCGGCGCGAATGCTGCTGGTCGACGGCGCAAGCATTGGCGACCGCGGAGTGCTGGATTTGCCCGACATCCTGCGTCCGGGCGACGTGCTTGTCTTCAACGATACAAGGGTCATTCCCGCGCAGCTTGAGGGCCGGCGCGGGGAAGCGCGGGTCGGCGCAACGCTGCACAAGCGCGAGGGCCTGCGGGAATGGTGGGCGTTCGTCCGCAACGCCAAAAGGGTGCGTGACGGCGACGTGATCGACTTTGCCGACGGCGTGAAGGCTAGCGCTGTCAGCCGCGATAGCGATGGCGCGATCCTGTTGCACTTTCACGGGGAGGAGCCGGTCGAATTGCTGCTCGAACGGGCAGGTGAGATGCCGCTGCCTCCCTATATTGCCGGCAAGCGCGCCACGGATGACGCCGACCGCGACGACTATCAGACCATGTTTGCCCGCGAGTCAGGTGCGGTGGCCGCACCCACGGCGGCGCTCCATTTCACCGACCGGCTGATGGCGGCGCTCAATGATCGGGGCGTGCAACGGGAAATGCTGACGCTTCATGTCGGGGCGGGGACGTTCCTTCCGGTCAAGGCGGACGATACCGGTTCGCATCGCATGCACTCGGAGTGGGGCCGCATCGACCAGGCAACCGCCGATCGCCTGAACGCCGCCAGAGCCTCAGGTGGAAGGCTGATCGCGGTCGGCACGACCTCACTGAGGCTGATCGAAAGCGCAGCGGATGAAGGTGGCAACGTCCAGCCGTTCGAAGGCGACACAGCGATATTCATCACGCCCGGTTATCGCTTCAAGGCGGTCGACGGGCTGATGACCAACTTCCATCTGCCCCGATCAACGCTGTTTATGCTTGTATCAGCGCTGATGGGGCTGGAAACGATGAAGAGCGCTTATGCCCATGCAATTGCACAGGGCTACCGATTCTACAGCTATGGGGACAGTTCGCTGCTACTGCCAGCCGAAGGCTAG
- the coaD gene encoding pantetheine-phosphate adenylyltransferase — translation MGVRERIGVYPGTFDPLTLGHLDIIRRGAHLVDRLVIGVTTNPSKEPMFTVAERIAMVEREIAGLAGVTVVEFDSLLMDFAEAQGAGLILRGLRAVADFEYEYQMAGMNQQLNDRIETVFLMADVSLQPIASRLVKEIARYGGAIDRFVPPSVAKDVADKLK, via the coding sequence ATGGGGGTGAGGGAACGCATCGGCGTATATCCGGGCACGTTCGACCCGCTCACGCTTGGTCATCTCGACATCATTCGGCGTGGCGCACACCTGGTCGACAGGCTTGTGATCGGCGTAACCACCAACCCGTCAAAGGAACCGATGTTCACGGTTGCGGAGAGGATCGCGATGGTCGAGCGCGAAATCGCTGGCCTGGCGGGCGTGACCGTGGTCGAATTTGATTCGCTGCTGATGGACTTTGCCGAGGCGCAGGGCGCGGGTTTGATTCTGCGCGGCCTCCGGGCGGTCGCCGATTTTGAATATGAATATCAAATGGCAGGCATGAACCAGCAACTGAACGACCGGATCGAAACGGTCTTCCTGATGGCCGACGTCTCGCTTCAGCCGATCGCGTCAAGGCTGGTGAAAGAAATCGCCCGCTATGGCGGTGCTATCGACCGGTTTGTGCCGCCGTCGGTCGCCAAGGATGTTGCCGACAAGCTGAAATAA